From the Candidatus Bathyarchaeota archaeon A05DMB-5 genome, one window contains:
- a CDS encoding glycosyltransferase, whose product MVVTYNRCSDLKECLTSIFNLEGNLHEVIVVDSNSTDGTKNLKDHFPIRYLSIRERSMVRARNVGFSEANGDVVAFLDDDVVVHRDWLRHISEPYLNNEVGGVGGRVIPYGKSNRFYVKTSRSEIGKVFDSGFVVGNFDIPLSNLREVDSFIGCNMSFRRDVLQKVGGFDENYIGTSYRDDTDICLRVRKLGYKLIYHPEALVWHKFKGKQVGSEWLYWYVRNQTYFYFKNIFIQSRTSFSRFLRYIFLPPRDYVLKSGVRIKIEPLSVLNALKGLRDGYKTWRRVVNANNCVSNKAYVSENV is encoded by the coding sequence GTGGTCGTTACTTATAACAGATGTTCAGATTTGAAAGAATGTTTAACTTCAATTTTTAATTTGGAAGGTAACCTACACGAAGTTATCGTCGTAGACAGCAACTCTACCGATGGCACTAAAAATTTGAAAGATCATTTTCCTATACGCTACCTTTCTATACGAGAAAGAAGCATGGTGCGTGCCCGAAATGTCGGGTTTTCTGAAGCAAACGGGGATGTTGTCGCCTTTTTGGATGATGATGTTGTTGTTCACAGAGACTGGTTGAGACATATAAGTGAACCTTATTTAAACAATGAAGTCGGTGGGGTTGGAGGAAGAGTAATCCCTTATGGAAAGTCTAACAGGTTTTATGTGAAAACTAGTAGGAGTGAAATAGGAAAAGTTTTTGACAGTGGATTTGTCGTTGGAAACTTTGATATCCCATTAAGTAATCTAAGAGAAGTTGATTCTTTCATTGGCTGTAACATGTCATTTCGGAGAGATGTGCTTCAAAAAGTAGGCGGGTTTGACGAAAATTACATTGGAACAAGCTACAGAGACGACACGGACATCTGTTTACGCGTTAGAAAACTTGGATACAAGTTAATATATCATCCAGAAGCGTTGGTTTGGCACAAATTTAAAGGTAAACAAGTAGGCAGTGAATGGCTGTACTGGTACGTCCGCAACCAAACTTACTTTTACTTCAAAAACATATTCATCCAGTCACGAACCAGTTTTTCCCGATTCTTGCGTTACATATTCCTTCCACCAAGAGATTACGTTTTAAAATCTGGCGTTCGAATTAAAATAGAGCCATTATCAGTGTTAAATGCGCTGAAGGGCTTACGTGATGGATATAAGACATGGCGGAGAGTTGTTAACGCCAATAATTGCGTCTCAAACAAAGCGTATGTGAGCGAAAATGTATAA
- a CDS encoding DNA primase small subunit PriS, whose protein sequence is MIEKREFGFISFDNVMVRHKAFADKNELQNFLREFVPSDAYYSCAYYDNPKAEMDKKDWLGADLIFDIDADHIPTQCDKVHDEWTCGACGFSGKGIAPEKCPVCGKEKFEVNTWLCEVCLQSAREETIKLLNMLLNDFGFSAKEVHVFFSGHRGYHVHVENETVQTLDTVARKEIVDYFSGLGINFSFHGLDEKYKETSSAFPAQLDDFGWRKRLALGLQRFIQKATEDDLKRIGLKSNVSNAILRNKALVLKDWSDMKALSRIKGVGVESWRKIIEHVVKLESAKIDTVVTTDVHRLIRLAGTLHGKTGLKKIEFPASAIDSFDPFKDAVAFKTGTVKVYVSDAPSLRIGDETFGPYKNQEVELPTGVAVLLVCKNRAEVVG, encoded by the coding sequence ATGATTGAAAAAAGAGAATTCGGTTTTATTTCATTCGACAACGTCATGGTACGCCACAAAGCTTTCGCAGATAAAAACGAACTGCAGAATTTTTTGAGAGAATTCGTTCCTTCTGACGCATATTATTCTTGCGCTTATTATGACAACCCAAAAGCTGAAATGGACAAGAAAGACTGGTTAGGCGCCGACTTGATTTTCGACATCGACGCAGACCATATACCAACCCAATGCGATAAAGTGCATGACGAATGGACTTGCGGGGCTTGCGGATTTTCTGGGAAGGGAATCGCGCCAGAAAAATGTCCTGTTTGCGGAAAGGAAAAGTTTGAAGTTAACACGTGGCTTTGTGAGGTTTGTTTGCAATCTGCTAGGGAAGAAACCATTAAACTCTTAAATATGTTGTTGAATGATTTCGGCTTTTCCGCAAAAGAAGTGCATGTGTTTTTCTCTGGTCATCGAGGCTATCATGTACACGTAGAAAATGAGACAGTTCAAACATTGGACACGGTTGCACGCAAGGAAATTGTTGACTACTTTTCTGGTTTAGGAATCAATTTCTCCTTCCACGGTTTAGATGAGAAATATAAAGAAACGTCATCTGCCTTTCCTGCCCAACTAGACGATTTTGGTTGGCGTAAACGCCTAGCCTTGGGACTGCAACGTTTCATTCAGAAAGCTACGGAAGATGACCTCAAGAGAATTGGGCTCAAGAGTAATGTTTCAAATGCGATATTAAGGAATAAAGCGTTGGTGTTAAAAGATTGGTCTGACATGAAGGCTTTGAGTCGAATCAAGGGCGTTGGTGTGGAAAGTTGGCGAAAAATAATAGAGCATGTTGTTAAACTTGAATCTGCGAAAATTGACACTGTTGTCACTACCGATGTGCATCGATTGATTCGTTTAGCTGGCACTTTACATGGTAAGACTGGCTTGAAAAAAATCGAGTTTCCGGCGTCAGCCATAGATAGTTTTGACCCGTTCAAAGATGCTGTGGCCTTTAAAACCGGAACAGTGAAAGTTTACGTTTCAGATGCACCTTCCTTGAGAATCGGCGATGAAACGTTTGGCCCCTACAAGAATCAAGAAGTGGAACTACCTACGGGTGTTGCTGTATTGCTTGTCTGTAAAAACCGGGCGGAGGTTGTGGGTTAA
- a CDS encoding DUF2079 domain-containing protein produces the protein MTTAWDLGIYEQSIWSTANAGKFFWYTVELPINSGGCFFGIHFSPVLFLVVPIYKIFQSTASLLVLQSFVIASGAVPLYLIGLKETGNQKYAFFFSFLYLMYPPMWGVNVFDFHTQAFLPVFFFFAFYYLSNKKFLKYFLFIILALSVVEFVPFIVIFFGLYGFWVERKTIKQSIRTFNYQLLLNKTVVASILTIILGISWYVIARTVIFLCNPTVFPNRNWIQFGDPLHNPVALLWNVISNPLRTIQMILPTLEEKVIYLFGLLAPVGLLSLLDIPSLLIASPWFLAALLSNYAPYYTAIGCQYVAFAAPFVFISAVRGGKRLFVLKDKFSSFHLSFGGAGKKMLIVFYVVILLVSYVVLFYQPHVDLLASKTVKRSFNHFTALNRILELVPPDASIMTQNDIHPHLSQRVYAYAMWEPTLWIYASYASASNISVVDFFLQKASVDYVLIDAMSEWYLENIEEYSLRLIENGSYGIYASADYVWLLKREYADDSVRLFDGGFDVDLYNQGLLMTVFNGSFTDGVPLFNETVLNVTVSPVLFEKLNPHRDSSELNVVWDGWLFIPVGGEYSFYVVSNSSNYRKLSIDNKVIFDCHDSSSKLALENGFHTIRFEYNVTDDNESLFLFWKPPWETAPKILSSDFLYLDSIPTVSSVVFAPSFNFRHMSPFPTINKDYFSSFINGYFNVESSGTCMFKVVADNCTMIYVDDKLVYNSHVSDSDFFSVELTAGEHKISVFYAELDGDASLELMWLPPGKFVFEEFY, from the coding sequence TTGACGACGGCTTGGGATTTAGGCATTTATGAACAAAGTATTTGGTCAACCGCGAATGCTGGCAAATTTTTCTGGTACACTGTTGAACTGCCTATAAATTCTGGAGGGTGCTTCTTTGGAATCCATTTTTCTCCTGTGCTATTTTTGGTCGTTCCTATATACAAGATTTTTCAAAGCACTGCGTCTTTGCTGGTTTTGCAATCTTTTGTCATAGCATCTGGTGCAGTTCCGCTTTATCTGATTGGTTTAAAAGAAACTGGGAATCAGAAATACGCCTTTTTTTTCTCTTTTCTCTATTTGATGTATCCGCCCATGTGGGGTGTAAATGTCTTTGATTTTCACACTCAAGCGTTTCTGCCGGTTTTTTTCTTTTTTGCATTTTATTATCTTAGCAATAAGAAGTTCCTTAAGTATTTCCTGTTTATTATTCTGGCGTTGTCGGTTGTGGAATTTGTTCCGTTTATTGTCATATTTTTTGGTTTGTATGGCTTTTGGGTGGAAAGAAAAACAATCAAGCAGTCAATTAGGACATTCAACTATCAGTTGCTGTTAAACAAAACAGTAGTCGCTTCCATTTTGACAATCATCCTGGGAATTTCTTGGTACGTAATCGCAAGAACAGTTATTTTCCTCTGCAACCCCACAGTATTTCCTAACAGAAATTGGATTCAGTTTGGAGACCCTTTGCATAATCCAGTGGCACTTTTGTGGAATGTTATAAGCAACCCGCTTCGAACCATCCAAATGATCTTGCCCACTCTAGAAGAAAAGGTCATTTACCTTTTTGGTTTGTTGGCGCCAGTTGGTTTGCTGTCTCTTCTGGATATTCCTTCTCTTTTGATAGCTTCTCCTTGGTTTCTTGCTGCGCTTTTGTCAAATTATGCTCCTTATTATACAGCTATTGGTTGTCAGTATGTTGCGTTTGCCGCGCCATTCGTGTTTATATCTGCTGTGCGAGGAGGCAAAAGGCTTTTCGTTTTAAAAGATAAGTTTAGTTCATTTCATCTTTCTTTTGGAGGTGCAGGTAAGAAGATGTTAATTGTTTTTTATGTTGTTATATTGCTCGTTTCTTATGTCGTACTTTTTTATCAACCTCATGTTGACCTTCTGGCAAGCAAAACTGTTAAGCGTTCTTTTAATCATTTTACCGCATTAAATAGAATTCTAGAGTTGGTGCCGCCAGACGCTTCAATTATGACTCAGAATGACATCCATCCACACTTAAGTCAAAGAGTTTATGCATATGCCATGTGGGAGCCAACTCTGTGGATTTATGCGTCCTATGCCTCTGCGAGTAACATAAGTGTGGTTGATTTCTTTCTTCAAAAGGCTTCTGTGGATTACGTTTTGATTGATGCCATGTCTGAATGGTATCTTGAGAATATTGAGGAATACAGTTTGAGGTTAATTGAAAATGGAAGCTATGGCATATATGCTTCTGCAGATTATGTTTGGCTTCTTAAAAGGGAATATGCGGATGATTCTGTTCGTCTTTTTGACGGTGGTTTTGATGTTGATTTGTATAATCAGGGCTTGTTGATGACTGTTTTCAACGGTTCGTTTACTGACGGTGTCCCGCTTTTTAACGAAACCGTGTTGAACGTGACTGTTTCTCCTGTCTTGTTTGAAAAATTAAATCCTCACAGAGACAGTTCTGAGTTGAATGTTGTGTGGGATGGATGGCTATTTATTCCGGTGGGTGGCGAGTACAGTTTCTACGTGGTGTCTAATTCAAGTAACTATAGGAAACTATCCATTGATAATAAAGTAATATTTGATTGCCATGATAGCTCATCGAAGCTTGCATTAGAGAATGGTTTTCACACCATTAGGTTTGAGTATAATGTAACCGACGACAACGAGTCTCTCTTCCTATTCTGGAAGCCTCCTTGGGAAACAGCACCTAAGATTCTTAGCTCAGATTTTCTCTACTTGGACAGCATTCCAACAGTTTCTTCTGTCGTTTTTGCGCCTTCATTCAATTTTCGGCACATGTCGCCGTTTCCTACAATAAACAAGGACTATTTTTCTTCATTCATTAATGGATACTTTAACGTTGAATCGTCTGGCACATGCATGTTTAAGGTTGTTGCAGATAACTGCACTATGATTTATGTTGATGACAAGCTAGTTTACAATTCACATGTCTCTGATTCAGATTTCTTTAGTGTAGAATTAACTGCTGGCGAGCACAAAATTTCTGTTTTCTATGCCGAGCTTGATGGTGATGCTTCTCTTGAACTTATGTGGTTGCCTCCTGGAAAATTTGTTTTTGAAGAGTTCTACTAA
- a CDS encoding glycosyltransferase yields MKEKVTIVCDPLLSEYGPTRPPVLIAKELRKHNYDVSLISILANEKIKKNLESEGIGVNVIGSRAPLKSESLTWFYFWLLEGFFSVNSKKLNGLQLLLDGTVLNFSNTIIFPCKIWYAQGPPTVLLDKTKDYLALYYKTFYLFSAPVLRKIDKKMTSKFSKLSEKVFANSKYLAKVYEQMETKVDTVIYPPIDCQIFKPTTTTPQGNYVVTYFGKETNFRAIQKALDKGIKIKAFGGKMVTASKDTLRHPNLEFLGRISDSLLVDLYSNAAFTLFPYIDEPFGYIPVESMACGTPVVTFGNQGPGETVIDGITGWLTNNENEIVDIALKIWNMGYSKDMREECRKRALAFDIKAIVKQWISEINNKA; encoded by the coding sequence GTGAAAGAAAAAGTAACAATAGTTTGTGATCCACTACTCAGCGAGTATGGTCCAACGCGTCCTCCAGTACTAATAGCAAAAGAACTTAGAAAACACAATTATGATGTAAGCTTGATTTCAATTCTCGCAAACGAAAAAATAAAGAAAAACCTAGAGTCGGAAGGCATCGGCGTTAACGTTATTGGTAGCAGAGCGCCTCTAAAAAGTGAATCATTGACATGGTTTTATTTTTGGCTTTTAGAAGGATTTTTCTCAGTGAACTCAAAAAAATTAAACGGATTGCAATTATTGTTGGATGGGACTGTTCTGAATTTTTCTAACACAATAATTTTTCCTTGCAAGATTTGGTACGCTCAAGGTCCTCCAACTGTTTTGCTGGACAAAACCAAAGATTACCTAGCACTATATTATAAAACATTTTACCTTTTTTCCGCACCCGTCCTTAGAAAAATAGACAAAAAAATGACCAGCAAATTTTCCAAATTATCGGAAAAAGTATTTGCTAATTCTAAATATTTAGCCAAAGTCTACGAGCAAATGGAAACAAAAGTCGACACAGTTATCTATCCGCCTATCGATTGCCAAATATTTAAACCAACAACAACCACGCCACAAGGAAACTATGTAGTGACATACTTTGGAAAAGAAACAAACTTCAGAGCTATCCAGAAAGCTCTAGACAAGGGAATCAAAATAAAGGCTTTCGGAGGAAAAATGGTGACGGCGTCTAAAGATACTTTGAGACACCCTAACTTGGAATTCTTGGGCAGAATCAGCGACTCCTTGCTTGTCGACTTGTATTCAAATGCCGCATTCACACTCTTCCCATATATTGATGAACCATTCGGATACATCCCAGTTGAAAGCATGGCATGCGGCACACCAGTCGTAACTTTTGGTAATCAAGGACCTGGAGAAACGGTTATTGATGGAATAACTGGATGGCTTACGAATAATGAGAACGAAATCGTGGATATTGCATTAAAAATATGGAACATGGGATACTCCAAGGATATGAGAGAAGAATGTAGGAAAAGAGCCTTAGCATTTGACATTAAAGCAATTGTGAAACAATGGATTAGCGAAATCAACAATAAAGCATGA
- a CDS encoding polyprenol monophosphomannose synthase, whose product MKSEVSFISSVENWRHVGDTILQTNSPKILEGNFELNADIGIILPTYCEAGNIKQIINEIENLNLNASIMVIDDSSPDGTANIVRTLQKKYDNILLLVRPEKSGLGTAITDGMRIFLSMETPPKYVITMDADYSHNPKDIPRLVKVAKKGYDLVIGSRYFPGGKITDWSPVRIMISKVANKFASVIIGAKIKDCTSGLRCYSLNMLKKVIGELHSQTYEIQIETIRQAVKKGCYIIEMPIVFTNRKLGKSKLTLNEIKQFISYIGKANFEDYLGIPRYIFYGNAEFSNEILIKFFSARVHARLREA is encoded by the coding sequence ATGAAATCTGAAGTTTCCTTCATTTCAAGTGTGGAAAACTGGAGACATGTAGGAGACACTATTCTCCAAACAAATTCTCCCAAAATACTTGAAGGAAACTTTGAACTAAACGCAGATATAGGAATAATCCTCCCAACTTACTGCGAAGCAGGAAACATCAAACAGATAATAAACGAGATTGAAAACCTAAACCTAAACGCTTCAATAATGGTGATTGACGATTCCAGTCCTGACGGAACAGCAAACATTGTGCGAACGCTTCAGAAGAAATATGATAACATCCTACTTCTTGTGAGACCTGAAAAATCTGGTCTCGGAACGGCAATTACTGATGGGATGAGAATATTTCTTTCAATGGAAACCCCTCCCAAATACGTAATTACAATGGATGCAGATTACTCACACAACCCAAAAGACATACCTAGACTTGTGAAAGTCGCAAAAAAGGGCTATGATTTGGTGATAGGCAGCAGATATTTTCCGGGTGGAAAAATTACTGACTGGAGTCCCGTAAGGATAATGATAAGTAAGGTAGCTAACAAATTCGCGTCTGTAATAATTGGAGCGAAAATAAAAGACTGCACTAGTGGGCTACGGTGTTATTCACTAAACATGCTAAAAAAAGTAATAGGCGAACTTCACAGTCAAACATATGAAATACAAATAGAAACTATACGACAGGCTGTTAAGAAAGGTTGTTACATAATTGAAATGCCAATAGTATTCACTAACAGAAAGCTGGGAAAGTCCAAACTAACTTTAAACGAGATAAAACAATTTATCTCCTATATAGGAAAAGCAAATTTCGAAGATTATCTTGGGATTCCAAGATATATCTTTTATGGCAATGCAGAATTTTCAAATGAAATTCTCATCAAATTTTTCAGCGCCCGCGTTCATGCACGATTGAGAGAAGCATGA
- a CDS encoding DNA primase large subunit PriL has translation MQVTAAKFTLYDLAKYPFLKETTEYVKKLDLKIQDLTSPEFAEILKRAETRVEEAILFALVSRDLRKPEVEILSFPVATMLAIATENSFIKKRYALAEAEQVLNDMQDEPKEKIMAIAQNFEWKLEINRDNELPYEFALHFTDYLKNTTHLREKEWKLINCLLSGGKVYLNKNKIVRLLKEEVRKYIEKRLEIKEAKFPEELSTIAEKLKKLTLERIGKMEMEGFPKNVVQEAFPPCIDTLYKIVSSGRHLSHIGRFTLTSFLVNIGMSSESVIELFRNFSDFNERLTRYQVEHIAGERGSRTQYTSPKCETLKTHNVCTNPDALCEKIRHPLAYYRRKAKKVK, from the coding sequence ATGCAAGTTACCGCCGCCAAATTCACCCTTTACGACTTAGCAAAATACCCTTTTCTCAAAGAAACCACAGAATACGTAAAAAAATTAGATTTAAAAATTCAAGATTTAACAAGCCCAGAATTTGCGGAGATTCTGAAACGCGCCGAAACAAGAGTTGAAGAAGCAATTCTTTTCGCTTTAGTAAGCCGAGATCTGCGAAAGCCAGAAGTTGAAATTTTATCCTTCCCAGTTGCTACAATGCTGGCTATTGCAACGGAAAATTCCTTCATCAAAAAAAGATACGCTTTGGCAGAGGCAGAACAAGTTCTCAACGACATGCAAGATGAACCAAAAGAAAAAATCATGGCAATTGCACAAAACTTCGAATGGAAACTTGAAATAAACCGCGATAACGAACTTCCCTACGAATTCGCGTTACACTTTACAGATTATCTTAAAAACACGACACACTTGCGAGAGAAAGAATGGAAACTCATAAACTGCCTACTATCCGGCGGAAAGGTTTACTTAAACAAAAACAAAATAGTGAGGCTACTAAAAGAAGAAGTTCGCAAGTACATCGAGAAAAGATTAGAAATAAAAGAAGCCAAGTTTCCCGAAGAATTGTCAACAATTGCTGAAAAACTAAAGAAACTAACCTTAGAACGGATAGGCAAAATGGAAATGGAAGGATTCCCAAAAAATGTCGTCCAAGAAGCTTTTCCACCATGCATAGACACGCTATATAAAATAGTATCTTCAGGGCGTCACCTATCACACATAGGCAGATTCACCTTAACATCCTTCCTCGTCAACATAGGAATGTCTTCAGAAAGCGTTATCGAACTGTTCAGAAACTTTTCCGACTTTAACGAGAGACTGACACGCTACCAAGTCGAGCACATCGCCGGAGAAAGAGGCTCTCGAACACAATACACTTCACCCAAATGTGAAACGCTAAAGACGCATAACGTATGCACAAACCCGGACGCTCTCTGCGAGAAAATACGGCACCCGCTCGCTTATTACCGCAGAAAAGCAAAAAAAGTGAAATAA
- the pcn gene encoding proliferating cell nuclear antigen (pcna), whose product MFKLKVADAKLLRDMVTSISILVDEATFKLDPEGMKLRAMDPSRVAMVDFEWPKTVFEEYMCTEPTKMCINISELLKLLKRAGKDEVVELSLDEKTGRLQLKITGKYSRNFTMPTLEASEEEVPTPKLTFNVKAKTTTQGLSQAIEDAQLVSDHVRIEADAEKIVFNATGDLMGATITLQKGSDTLLDLEAKEPSKSTFSLSYLSEIIKTASATSDIATMEFSTDMPIKIDFQQTKEGKLTFYLAPRIETE is encoded by the coding sequence ATGTTCAAACTCAAAGTAGCCGACGCAAAACTTCTGCGAGACATGGTCACATCCATATCCATCCTCGTAGACGAAGCCACATTCAAGCTCGACCCAGAAGGAATGAAACTACGCGCCATGGACCCGTCACGCGTCGCCATGGTAGACTTCGAATGGCCAAAAACAGTTTTCGAAGAATACATGTGCACAGAACCGACAAAAATGTGCATAAACATAAGCGAACTACTGAAACTACTTAAGAGAGCAGGCAAAGACGAAGTAGTTGAACTCTCACTGGATGAAAAAACTGGACGCTTACAACTAAAAATAACTGGAAAATACTCAAGAAACTTTACAATGCCAACCCTCGAAGCCTCAGAAGAGGAAGTGCCCACGCCAAAACTCACATTCAACGTTAAAGCCAAAACCACAACCCAAGGCTTAAGCCAAGCAATCGAAGACGCACAACTCGTAAGCGACCACGTGCGAATCGAAGCAGACGCTGAAAAAATAGTTTTCAACGCCACAGGCGACCTCATGGGAGCCACAATAACTCTTCAAAAAGGAAGCGATACACTCCTCGACTTAGAAGCCAAAGAACCATCAAAATCAACATTCAGCCTAAGCTACCTTTCGGAAATTATAAAAACAGCATCAGCAACATCCGACATTGCAACAATGGAATTCTCAACAGACATGCCCATAAAAATAGACTTCCAACAAACAAAAGAAGGAAAACTCACATTCTATTTAGCACCCAGAATCGAAACAGAATAA
- a CDS encoding transcription factor S gives MEFCPKCGSRLVPKKGKTGKETSLMMVCPKCGYKKKSADKKTTPKVAKVIQHNPQKLVAVISKEEQKLRTLPTVRIECPKCGNNTAYVWQVQTRGADESSTQFLRCTKCSYTFREYS, from the coding sequence ATGGAATTTTGCCCAAAATGCGGTTCTCGTCTTGTACCTAAAAAGGGAAAAACTGGTAAAGAAACGTCATTGATGATGGTTTGTCCCAAGTGCGGTTACAAAAAGAAATCCGCAGATAAAAAGACAACGCCAAAGGTTGCCAAAGTAATACAGCATAACCCCCAAAAACTTGTTGCGGTAATAAGCAAGGAAGAACAGAAACTTCGAACATTACCAACAGTTAGGATTGAATGTCCAAAATGCGGAAATAACACAGCTTATGTTTGGCAAGTGCAAACAAGAGGCGCCGATGAATCTTCTACGCAGTTTCTGCGATGCACAAAATGCAGTTATACATTTAGAGAATACAGTTAA
- a CDS encoding DUF99 family protein — MPKKFCVIKPEIRVLGIDDGVFTPRTEGLVPVVGVVFRGGYFLDGVMHTKVKIDGFDATRKIASMIINSPHYKQLRVIMLNGITLAGFNIIDIKKLNAKTKLPAIAVTREKPNLAKIRKALKNLPKSEERWEAIQNAGEIFEVSTRNKKEKIYMQISGILKDDAEKILQLTSTRSNIPEALRVAHLIASGISFV, encoded by the coding sequence ATTCCAAAAAAATTCTGCGTAATCAAACCCGAAATTCGAGTTCTCGGAATTGACGATGGCGTGTTCACACCACGCACCGAGGGACTTGTACCTGTCGTGGGAGTTGTTTTTCGTGGCGGATACTTCCTCGACGGCGTAATGCATACAAAAGTGAAAATTGACGGCTTTGACGCTACAAGAAAAATAGCTTCCATGATAATCAACTCGCCTCACTACAAACAGTTAAGGGTCATAATGCTTAACGGAATAACACTCGCAGGCTTCAACATCATCGACATCAAGAAGCTAAATGCAAAAACAAAACTTCCAGCAATAGCAGTTACACGCGAAAAACCAAACCTTGCAAAAATCCGCAAGGCTTTGAAGAATCTGCCAAAGAGCGAAGAGCGCTGGGAGGCAATACAGAATGCGGGAGAAATATTCGAAGTCTCCACACGAAACAAAAAAGAGAAAATCTACATGCAAATCTCCGGAATCCTCAAGGACGACGCAGAAAAAATTCTACAGTTAACTTCAACAAGAAGCAACATCCCAGAGGCACTACGCGTAGCACATCTTATTGCTTCTGGAATAAGTTTCGTTTAG
- a CDS encoding DNA-directed RNA polymerase subunit L, with the protein MKVKVLKKTSNELKLEVEGIGHTICNLLQKRLLEDENVDLAGYDMPHPLASSSIIYVRTKGKAKPETILHNALEKTRDMNKLFGKEFEKALKKA; encoded by the coding sequence ATGAAAGTTAAAGTGTTAAAGAAAACATCAAACGAGCTAAAACTAGAAGTCGAAGGTATAGGACACACCATTTGCAACCTACTGCAAAAGAGACTTTTAGAAGACGAAAATGTTGATTTAGCAGGCTATGACATGCCACACCCCTTAGCGTCAAGCTCCATAATTTACGTTCGCACAAAAGGCAAAGCAAAACCCGAAACCATCTTACATAACGCATTAGAAAAAACACGCGACATGAACAAACTTTTCGGTAAAGAGTTCGAGAAAGCTCTCAAGAAAGCCTAA
- a CDS encoding exosome complex RNA-binding protein Csl4 — MNPQPSKQESGQFVLPGERLGVIEEFIPDAGTYVKDGVIYSKVVGRALLDLVNRRVSVFPLIRGALVPKVGNTVLGQVSNVQSESAGVRIFKINNKQLSGIFTGVLHISDVQMRYVDSMFDVCKPGDIIRAEVISEKNKVYHLSTKDKNLGVVYGFCSQCGFLLEQRRQAMHCPRCGKIEKRKTALDYGKGPL; from the coding sequence ATGAACCCACAACCCTCCAAACAAGAAAGCGGCCAATTTGTGCTGCCCGGCGAACGCTTAGGCGTTATTGAAGAGTTTATTCCTGACGCTGGAACGTACGTGAAAGACGGTGTGATTTATTCTAAGGTTGTTGGGCGCGCTCTGCTTGACCTTGTGAATAGGCGTGTTTCAGTTTTTCCATTAATTCGAGGAGCATTAGTTCCTAAAGTTGGAAACACTGTTCTTGGGCAAGTTTCAAATGTGCAATCTGAAAGTGCGGGTGTGCGGATTTTCAAAATAAATAATAAACAACTTTCCGGCATTTTCACTGGTGTTCTGCATATTTCTGATGTGCAAATGCGATATGTAGATTCAATGTTTGACGTATGCAAACCCGGCGACATCATTAGAGCTGAAGTAATAAGCGAAAAGAACAAAGTCTACCATCTATCAACTAAAGACAAGAATTTAGGAGTGGTTTACGGTTTTTGTTCTCAGTGCGGCTTCTTGTTGGAACAAAGACGGCAAGCTATGCATTGTCCGAGATGTGGGAAGATTGAAAAGCGCAAGACAGCTTTAGATTATGGAAAAGGACCATTATAA